Proteins encoded in a region of the Zea mays cultivar B73 chromosome 2, Zm-B73-REFERENCE-NAM-5.0, whole genome shotgun sequence genome:
- the LOC100284208 gene encoding transcription elongation factor SPT4, whose product MRGGGGGGMMDDEERVGHAEIPTSFGPELRACLRCRLVKTYDQFRENGCENCPFLEMDREHDNVVNCTTPNFTGIISLMDPSRSWAARWLRIGRFIPGCYTLAVSEELPEEYQGICQDNNVQYVPPKRV is encoded by the exons atgaggggcggcggcggcggcgggatgATGGACGATGAAGAGAGGGTGGGCCATGCGGAGATCCCGACCAGTTTCGGTCCCGAGCTGCGCGCCTGCCTCCGATGCCGCCTCGTCAAGACCTACGACCAG TTCAGGGAGAACGGCTGCGAAAACTGCCCGTTTCTAGAGATGGACAGAGAGCACGACAACGTCGTCAACTGCACCACCCCCAACTTCACTGG AATTATCTCTCTGATGGACCCCAGTAGGAGCTGGGCAGCCCGTTGGTTGAGAATTG GCAGGTTCATTCCTGGGTGCTATACACTTGCTGTCTCGGAGGAGCTTCCAGAAGAGTATCAA GGGATTTGTCAAGACAACAACGTGCAGTATGTGCCGCCCAAGCGTGTCTAA
- the LOC103649312 gene encoding uncharacterized protein, translated as MGAVEPSAWMSAAARRWLENAGATAEDAPGRGFNALPLSGMRVSLAERGRALCSLRVPPHLTDVEGNWHAGAIVAAADDVCAAAIMSVEGIIKVSIHYDISYFTTAKLHDEVEMDGRVVEQKVRMTAVAVEIRKKESGELVAIGRQWMMASRPKVVAAHSKI; from the exons ATGGGCGCGGTGGAGCCGTCGGCGTGGATGTCTGCCGCGGCGCGCAGGTGGCTGGAGAACGCCGGCGCCACGGCGGAGGACGCCCCGGGCCGAGGCTTCAACGCGCTGCCGCTCTCCGGCATGCGTGTGTCCCTCGCGGAGCGCGGCCGCGCGCTCTGCTCGCTTCGCGTGCCGCCCCACCTCACG GACGTGGAGGGGAACTGGCATGCGGGCGCCATCGTGGCGGCGGCGGACGACGTGTGCGCCGCGGCCATCATGTCCGTGGAGGGCATCATCAAGGTCTCCATCCACTACGACATCTCCTACTTCACAACGGCCAAGCTCCAT GATGAAGTGGAGATGGATGGTCGGGTGGTGGAGCAGAAAGTGCGGATGACGGCGGTGGCAGTGGAGATCCGGAAGAAGGAATCCGGCGAGCTGGTGGCCATCGGGAGGCAGTGGATGATGGCCTCCAGGCCCAAAGTCGTTGCTGCTCACAGCAAGATATGA